A genomic region of uncultured Roseibium sp. contains the following coding sequences:
- a CDS encoding TIGR02301 family protein: MRNGQISDFIRRTVFAAAFVLAMPVQVVLAQQPGIDAPPYEQQLMRLSEIFGALHFLRPLCNENDTPSWRDQMEDFLDAETVNENRRRRFIERFNQGYRGFSVAYRECTDAARIAMVQYLREGETIIGDVTSRYGR; the protein is encoded by the coding sequence ATGAGAAACGGTCAGATTTCCGATTTCATCCGGCGAACGGTTTTTGCCGCTGCCTTCGTGCTGGCGATGCCGGTTCAGGTTGTGCTTGCGCAGCAGCCTGGCATCGACGCGCCGCCCTATGAACAGCAGCTCATGCGCCTTTCGGAGATCTTCGGTGCGCTTCACTTTCTGCGGCCGCTCTGCAATGAAAACGACACACCAAGCTGGCGCGACCAGATGGAGGACTTTTTAGATGCAGAAACGGTTAACGAAAATCGGCGGCGCAGGTTCATCGAACGATTTAATCAAGGTTATCGTGGATTCTCAGTTGCTTACAGGGAGTGTACAGATGCCGCACGTATCGCAATGGTACAGTATTTACGTGAAGGCGAGACCATTATAGGCGACGTGACAAGCCGTTATGGGCGATAA